A genomic segment from Pseudomonas mendocina encodes:
- a CDS encoding LysR family transcriptional regulator, whose amino-acid sequence MDRIQAMQVFVRVAEVGSFIKAAQTLALPASTVTSSIKNLEKYLQVRLLNRTTRRVSLTHEGACYLAQCREILTLIEHTESSLTDSVKRPQGRLRVDMPGGIAHFIVMPNLQDFYRRYPEIYLMIGVNDRQVDLVQEGVDCVIRTGELNDSTLIARPLGHFRWVTCASTAYLRENGTPQVPEDLSHHRAIHYFSGRTRRVGDMHFARGSEKLSVPVKGTAAVNETGLYIKMCLEGFGLAQLAERIVSEHLQDGRLVEVLADWQPPSVPVNLLYPHQRFLSPAVRVFADWVSMLIRDDHSISQ is encoded by the coding sequence ATGGATCGTATTCAGGCGATGCAGGTTTTCGTCCGTGTGGCTGAGGTGGGAAGCTTTATCAAGGCGGCGCAGACACTCGCTTTGCCGGCCTCGACGGTCACCAGCAGCATCAAGAATCTCGAGAAGTACCTGCAAGTGCGCCTGCTCAACAGAACGACGCGACGAGTAAGCCTGACGCACGAGGGAGCATGCTATCTGGCGCAATGCCGGGAGATATTGACGCTGATCGAGCACACGGAATCCAGCCTCACGGATTCCGTAAAACGACCGCAGGGGCGTTTGCGGGTGGATATGCCGGGCGGCATCGCCCACTTTATCGTCATGCCGAACCTTCAAGACTTCTACAGGCGCTATCCGGAAATCTATCTGATGATAGGGGTCAACGATCGCCAGGTTGATCTCGTCCAGGAAGGTGTGGATTGCGTCATTCGCACAGGCGAGCTGAATGACTCAACGCTCATTGCACGCCCCCTCGGCCACTTTCGTTGGGTGACCTGTGCGTCTACTGCTTATCTCAGAGAAAACGGCACCCCACAGGTGCCAGAAGATTTGTCCCACCATCGGGCCATCCATTATTTTTCGGGTCGCACAAGACGAGTCGGCGATATGCACTTCGCTCGCGGTTCTGAAAAGCTTTCAGTACCAGTAAAGGGAACGGCGGCCGTCAACGAGACAGGGCTCTACATAAAGATGTGCCTTGAAGGTTTTGGCTTGGCGCAACTCGCTGAGAGGATCGTCTCCGAACACCTGCAAGACGGCCGGCTGGTCGAGGTGCTGGCCGACTGGCAGCCGCCCTCGGTACCCGTCAATTTGCTGTACCCACATCAGCGTTTTCTATCGCCTGCTGTCCGCGTATTTGCTGACTGGGTAAGCATGCTTATCCGAGACGATCACTCGATCAGTCAATAG
- a CDS encoding flavodoxin → MKVAIVSGSVYGTAEEVARHAERQLKAAGLEAWYKANMSLDELLAFAPDAFLTVTSTTGMGEVPDNLLPLYSELRDRLPAWSGKPAAVLALGDSSYDTFCGAGELIRELYVELGLREVVEMLRLDSSETVTPETDAEPWLQTFAKALQA, encoded by the coding sequence ATGAAAGTCGCCATTGTCTCGGGTTCGGTCTACGGTACGGCCGAAGAAGTCGCACGCCACGCCGAGCGTCAGCTCAAGGCCGCCGGGCTGGAGGCCTGGTACAAAGCGAACATGAGTCTCGATGAGCTGCTGGCCTTCGCGCCGGACGCTTTCCTCACCGTGACCTCTACCACCGGCATGGGCGAAGTGCCGGACAATCTGCTGCCGCTGTACAGCGAACTCCGCGATCGCCTGCCGGCCTGGAGCGGCAAGCCAGCGGCGGTGCTAGCCCTGGGCGATTCCAGTTACGACACCTTCTGCGGTGCTGGCGAACTGATCCGCGAACTCTACGTCGAGCTGGGGTTGCGCGAGGTGGTCGAGATGTTGCGTCTGGACTCCAGTGAAACCGTAACACCGGAGACGGATGCCGAACCCTGGCTGCAGACCTTCGCCAAGGCACTGCAGGCCTGA
- a CDS encoding PAS sensor domain-containing protein: MINAKLLQLVVDASNDGIVVAEQEGEDNILIYANAAFERLTGYPCDDILYQDCRFLQAGDRAQIGLQAIRDAVKAGKPCRQIIRNYRKDGSAFWNELSITPVLNESDQLTYYIGIQKDVTEQVEAKQRVRELEVEVAELKAELARLKS, translated from the coding sequence ATGATCAATGCCAAGCTGCTGCAACTGGTAGTCGACGCCTCCAACGATGGAATCGTGGTGGCCGAGCAGGAGGGCGAAGACAACATCCTGATCTACGCCAATGCGGCATTCGAACGTCTGACCGGCTATCCCTGTGACGATATCCTCTACCAGGACTGCCGCTTTCTGCAGGCCGGAGATCGCGCGCAGATCGGCCTACAGGCCATTCGTGACGCAGTCAAGGCGGGCAAGCCCTGCCGCCAGATCATTCGCAACTACCGCAAGGATGGCAGCGCCTTCTGGAACGAGCTATCGATCACGCCGGTGCTCAATGAGAGCGACCAGTTGACCTACTACATCGGCATTCAGAAAGACGTCACCGAACAGGTCGAAGCCAAGCAGCGCGTGCGCGAACTGGAGGTCGAAGTGGCGGAGTTGAAGGCCGAACTGGCGCGCCTGAAAAGCTGA
- a CDS encoding PilZ domain-containing protein: MQSDPLLTQDELDFIQQILSKPPHTRRPSTAQQLALGERLSELLTRLGDEEHLSLDTHSDNQHLSFPLRLIQDEQSHSRLELGAPLIFEQGVNERPWRLALPTALALLDSSERPSGLQALELSNSGMLVEYRKAGTPAKDQLLQLLLPREQRVQLRARLVRRVSKTRYAYSLQTLHEEDEQTLRQYLFDQHSEQQLQTATVD, encoded by the coding sequence ATGCAAAGCGATCCGCTGCTGACCCAGGACGAGCTGGACTTCATCCAGCAGATTCTCTCCAAGCCTCCGCACACGCGGCGCCCTAGCACTGCGCAGCAGTTGGCGCTGGGTGAAAGACTCAGTGAGCTGTTGACCCGATTGGGTGATGAAGAGCACTTGAGTCTGGACACCCATAGCGACAATCAGCACCTCAGCTTTCCATTGCGCCTGATCCAGGACGAGCAAAGCCATTCTCGCCTGGAGCTGGGTGCACCGCTGATCTTCGAGCAAGGTGTGAACGAGCGGCCATGGCGCCTGGCTCTGCCCACGGCACTGGCGCTATTGGACAGCAGCGAGCGGCCCAGCGGCCTGCAGGCGCTGGAACTGTCCAACAGCGGGATGCTGGTGGAATATCGCAAGGCTGGCACGCCGGCCAAGGATCAGTTGCTGCAGTTGCTGCTACCTCGTGAGCAGCGCGTTCAACTGCGCGCCCGACTGGTCAGGAGGGTCAGCAAAACGCGCTATGCCTATAGCCTGCAGACGCTGCATGAAGAAGATGAACAGACGTTGCGCCAATACCTGTTCGATCAGCACAGCGAGCAACAACTGCAAACCGCAACCGTCGACTGA
- a CDS encoding MerR family transcriptional regulator — translation MPELASVTSLASSALKQEELFPIREVSRLTGVNPVTLRAWERRYGLIQPTRTDSGHRLYSQADIDAVRSILAWIERGVAVSKVGSILAKSASSRSAATPAYDEVSSDDWSQWQDQLRSALQNFDEPRLERLYGQIFSCYPLPVVFQDILMPVWQELLLRQDEVGQRGEWLMLDGFLRGRCWQRLQLGRGESRDRVLLVALPSHCRELELLVAALLLGSQDIEVTVMGPGVPMTDLALVCERMQPQALVFFSNQPPGEEFPRQLVRLALGLECPVLLAGDSADLAEESLVGSPIACLGNEGRLMQRRLQQFLAGHLDT, via the coding sequence ATGCCTGAACTTGCCTCCGTCACATCGCTTGCGTCCAGTGCTTTGAAACAGGAAGAGTTGTTCCCCATTCGTGAGGTTTCCCGTCTTACAGGCGTCAATCCGGTCACCCTGCGTGCCTGGGAGCGGCGTTACGGCCTGATCCAGCCGACGCGGACGGACAGCGGTCATCGTCTCTATTCTCAGGCTGACATCGACGCGGTGCGCAGCATCCTGGCGTGGATAGAGCGCGGCGTGGCAGTCAGCAAGGTCGGCTCGATTCTGGCCAAGAGCGCCAGCAGTCGCAGTGCCGCCACACCGGCTTACGACGAAGTCAGCAGTGACGACTGGAGTCAGTGGCAGGATCAGCTGCGCAGCGCGCTGCAGAACTTTGACGAGCCTCGTCTCGAACGCCTGTACGGGCAGATTTTCTCTTGTTATCCACTGCCGGTGGTGTTTCAGGACATTCTCATGCCCGTGTGGCAGGAGCTGTTGCTGCGTCAGGATGAGGTGGGCCAGCGTGGCGAGTGGTTGATGCTCGATGGCTTCCTGCGTGGGCGCTGCTGGCAGCGTTTGCAGTTGGGGCGCGGCGAGTCCCGCGACCGTGTGCTTCTCGTGGCACTGCCTAGCCACTGTCGCGAGCTCGAATTGCTGGTTGCGGCCTTGCTGCTCGGCAGCCAGGACATCGAGGTGACGGTGATGGGGCCGGGGGTGCCGATGACCGACCTGGCCCTGGTCTGTGAGCGGATGCAGCCGCAAGCGCTGGTGTTCTTCAGCAATCAGCCGCCAGGCGAGGAGTTCCCGCGGCAGTTGGTGCGCCTGGCGCTCGGTCTGGAGTGCCCGGTGTTGCTTGCTGGTGACAGTGCCGATCTGGCCGAGGAGAGTCTTGTCGGCTCGCCCATCGCCTGCCTGGGCAACGAGGGGCGTTTGATGCAGCGTCGCCTGCAGCAGTTTCTCGCTGGCCATCTCGATACCTGA
- a CDS encoding antibiotic biosynthesis monooxygenase, whose amino-acid sequence MSPVTLMVARRVANGRYHDFIAWLREGEHLATDFPGYLGSGVLAPPAGDDEFQIVFRFSDEQTMSSWEHSASRQAWLQRGAGLFAQPQEKRAVGLDAWFGSAHRQPPRWKQSVAIWLAFFPVSLAFNLLLGPWLADLPLVTRVLLSTLALTPLMTYLFIPLSTRLLEPWLQGNGPQRLGRRAASIGKS is encoded by the coding sequence ATGTCCCCCGTTACTCTGATGGTGGCGCGCCGCGTCGCCAATGGTCGTTATCACGACTTCATCGCCTGGCTGCGTGAAGGCGAACACCTGGCCACCGACTTTCCTGGCTATCTCGGCTCCGGCGTACTGGCACCGCCCGCTGGCGACGATGAATTTCAGATCGTGTTCCGTTTCAGCGATGAACAGACCATGTCCTCCTGGGAGCATTCCGCTTCACGTCAGGCCTGGCTCCAGCGCGGCGCAGGACTTTTCGCTCAACCTCAGGAAAAACGCGCTGTGGGCCTCGACGCATGGTTCGGCAGCGCCCACCGGCAACCGCCACGCTGGAAACAGAGCGTAGCGATCTGGCTGGCGTTCTTTCCGGTTTCCCTGGCTTTTAATCTGCTACTCGGCCCCTGGCTCGCCGACCTGCCGCTGGTAACCCGCGTACTGCTGTCGACCCTGGCCCTGACGCCACTGATGACCTACCTGTTCATCCCCCTTTCCACCCGCTTGCTGGAACCCTGGCTGCAAGGCAACGGTCCGCAGCGCCTGGGCAGACGGGCTGCCAGCATCGGCAAATCCTGA
- the folM gene encoding dihydromonapterin reductase → MSAASFPILITGAGQRVGLYCAERLLDEGQSVIVSYRQERDGIARLRERGAIALQADFSDEASIMSFIDSLKAQCSGLRAIVHNASDWLAETPGEEAEAFRQLFNVHMLAPYLINLHCSDLLLQSTPADIVHVSDDVVRKGSANRPAYCASKAGLESLTLSFAARLAPRIKVNAIAPALLMFNEGDDEAYRTKALAKSALGIEPGPHAFYQSLRYLLDNPYVTGTTLTLNGGRHLK, encoded by the coding sequence ATGAGCGCTGCCAGCTTCCCCATCCTGATCACCGGCGCCGGCCAGAGGGTAGGTCTGTATTGCGCCGAGCGCCTGCTCGACGAAGGCCAGTCGGTGATCGTCAGCTACCGCCAGGAACGCGACGGCATCGCGCGTCTGCGTGAGCGCGGCGCCATCGCTCTACAAGCCGATTTCAGCGACGAGGCCAGCATTATGTCCTTCATCGACAGCCTCAAGGCGCAATGCAGCGGCCTGCGCGCGATCGTGCACAACGCCTCAGATTGGCTGGCCGAAACACCCGGCGAAGAAGCCGAGGCCTTCCGCCAGCTATTCAACGTGCACATGCTTGCGCCTTACCTGATCAATCTGCATTGCAGCGACCTGCTGCTGCAGTCGACACCGGCCGACATCGTTCACGTCAGTGATGATGTGGTGCGCAAGGGCAGCGCCAATCGCCCTGCCTATTGCGCCAGCAAGGCCGGCCTGGAGAGCCTGACGCTTTCCTTCGCCGCGCGCCTGGCACCGCGTATCAAGGTCAACGCCATCGCGCCGGCGCTGCTGATGTTCAACGAAGGTGATGATGAGGCCTACCGAACCAAGGCTTTGGCCAAATCGGCGCTGGGCATAGAACCCGGCCCGCACGCCTTCTACCAGAGTTTGCGCTATCTGCTGGACAACCCCTACGTAACCGGAACCACCCTTACCCTCAACGGCGGCCGCCACCTCAAGTGA
- the folE gene encoding GTP cyclohydrolase I FolE — MSQPLSQQYREILVGLGENPEREGLLDTPKRAAKAMQYLCHGYQQSLEEIVNGALFESDNDEMVIVKDIELYSLCEHHLLPFIGKAHVAYIPTGKVLGLSKVARIVDMYARRLQIQENLTKQIADAIQKVTNAAGVAVVIEAKHMCMMMRGVEKQNSVMSSSVMLGAFRESCNTRHEFLQLIGRNN, encoded by the coding sequence ATGAGCCAACCTCTTTCCCAGCAATACCGTGAAATTCTCGTAGGCCTCGGTGAAAACCCCGAGCGCGAGGGCCTTCTCGACACACCGAAACGCGCCGCCAAGGCCATGCAGTACCTTTGCCACGGCTACCAGCAGTCACTGGAGGAAATCGTCAACGGCGCGCTGTTCGAGTCCGACAACGACGAGATGGTGATCGTCAAGGACATCGAACTGTACTCGCTGTGCGAGCACCACCTGCTGCCCTTCATCGGCAAGGCCCACGTCGCCTACATCCCCACCGGCAAGGTGCTGGGGCTGTCCAAGGTAGCGCGCATCGTCGACATGTATGCACGCCGCCTGCAGATCCAGGAGAACCTCACCAAGCAGATCGCCGACGCGATCCAGAAGGTGACCAACGCCGCTGGCGTCGCCGTGGTGATCGAGGCCAAGCACATGTGCATGATGATGCGCGGCGTCGAGAAACAGAACTCGGTGATGAGCAGCTCGGTGATGCTTGGCGCATTCCGCGAGTCCTGCAACACTCGCCATGAATTCCTGCAATTGATCGGACGGAACAACTAA
- the folX gene encoding dihydroneopterin triphosphate 2'-epimerase, translating into MPRLEPGMARIRVKDLRLRTYIGIKEEEINNKQDVLINLTILYPAVDAVQVNDIEHALNYRTITKAIIAHVEGNRFALLERLTQEILDLVMAHQAVRYAEVEVDKPHALRFAESVSITLAGHR; encoded by the coding sequence ATGCCGCGACTGGAACCCGGAATGGCGCGCATCCGCGTCAAGGACCTGCGCCTGCGCACCTACATCGGCATCAAGGAAGAGGAGATCAACAACAAGCAGGACGTGCTGATCAACCTGACCATCCTCTACCCGGCGGTCGACGCCGTGCAGGTCAACGACATCGAGCACGCCCTGAACTATCGCACCATCACCAAGGCGATCATCGCCCACGTGGAGGGCAACCGTTTCGCCCTGCTCGAACGCCTGACCCAGGAAATCCTCGACCTGGTCATGGCTCACCAGGCCGTGCGTTACGCCGAAGTCGAAGTGGACAAGCCGCACGCCCTGCGTTTCGCCGAGTCGGTATCGATCACCCTCGCTGGCCATCGCTGA
- a CDS encoding DUF1244 domain-containing protein — MTEQERLELEAAAFRALVQHLRTRPDVQNIELMNLAGFCRNCLSKWYKAAADDLGVEVSADQARETVYGMPYADWKAKYQKEASAEQKAAFAKGKHE; from the coding sequence ATGACCGAGCAAGAACGTCTCGAACTGGAAGCTGCAGCCTTTCGCGCCCTGGTCCAGCACCTGCGCACTCGCCCTGACGTGCAGAACATCGAACTGATGAACCTGGCCGGTTTCTGCCGCAACTGCCTGTCGAAATGGTACAAGGCAGCCGCCGACGATCTCGGCGTCGAAGTCAGCGCCGACCAGGCCCGCGAGACCGTGTACGGCATGCCTTATGCCGACTGGAAGGCCAAGTATCAGAAAGAAGCGTCGGCCGAACAGAAAGCCGCCTTTGCAAAAGGAAAGCATGAATGA
- a CDS encoding HopJ type III effector protein, producing the protein MTALNELRSRLQQDDYAFSETLAFVAEHYDYQPSAFRNGDVENAAGQNEGSCKTLGLALLEGLSTDEALRAFGEHYRSVLATPQGSDHGNIRALMAHGLEGVKFEQQPLKRKA; encoded by the coding sequence ATGACCGCCCTGAACGAACTGCGCAGCCGCCTGCAGCAGGACGATTACGCCTTCAGTGAAACCCTGGCCTTCGTTGCCGAGCACTATGACTATCAGCCCAGCGCCTTCCGCAATGGCGACGTGGAAAACGCCGCGGGCCAGAACGAAGGCTCCTGCAAGACCCTGGGCCTTGCGTTGCTGGAAGGCTTGAGCACGGACGAGGCGCTGCGCGCCTTTGGCGAACACTACCGTAGCGTGCTGGCGACGCCGCAAGGCAGCGATCACGGCAACATTCGTGCATTGATGGCCCACGGCCTGGAAGGCGTGAAGTTCGAGCAGCAACCGCTCAAGCGTAAAGCCTGA
- a CDS encoding putative glycolipid-binding domain-containing protein has translation MQQTLVWKPRQTPGVETLRLSRDANGIHATSHLMQVIKGNSIVANYLIDCDARWRFRRLWLKVDNHGQRNLCLQRDLRGNWLLNGELRPELQRCQHVMLSASPFTHTPLLQRSALETGQSDEIKVAYIDLLSLKVEPRQQHYQCLQRRAGEHLYRSQAEGHAQEELSVDDQAQLLNANEQYLRLSQRELKVSTLV, from the coding sequence ATGCAGCAGACCTTGGTCTGGAAACCCAGGCAAACCCCCGGCGTGGAAACGCTGCGTCTGAGTCGGGATGCCAATGGCATTCACGCCACCAGCCACCTGATGCAGGTCATCAAGGGCAACAGCATCGTTGCCAACTACCTGATCGATTGCGACGCGCGCTGGCGCTTCCGCCGCCTCTGGCTCAAGGTCGACAACCACGGCCAGCGCAACCTCTGCCTGCAGCGTGACCTGCGCGGCAACTGGCTGCTCAATGGCGAGCTGCGCCCCGAATTGCAGCGATGCCAGCACGTCATGCTGTCCGCCTCGCCCTTCACCCATACGCCCCTGCTACAGCGTAGCGCCCTGGAAACCGGGCAAAGCGACGAAATCAAGGTCGCCTACATCGACCTGCTCAGTCTCAAGGTGGAGCCACGCCAGCAACATTATCAGTGCTTGCAGCGCCGCGCCGGAGAGCACCTCTACCGCAGTCAGGCCGAAGGCCATGCACAGGAAGAGCTGAGCGTCGACGACCAGGCACAGCTGCTCAACGCCAACGAGCAATACCTGCGCCTGAGCCAACGAGAGCTGAAAGTCAGCACGCTGGTGTAG
- a CDS encoding AzlD domain-containing protein: MDIWLLILGMLAITFVTRYSLFAFPDLRFPPLVRQGLHYVPTAVLTAIVVPGMLLPDGQHWALTWNNAYLLAGVAAIAIAAFTRHLLATIGGGLLVFFLLRWAFGQLPI; this comes from the coding sequence ATGGATATCTGGTTGCTGATCCTGGGCATGCTGGCGATCACCTTCGTTACCCGTTACAGCCTGTTCGCTTTTCCCGATCTGCGCTTTCCGCCCTTGGTCAGGCAGGGGCTGCACTACGTGCCGACGGCCGTGCTCACGGCCATCGTTGTGCCCGGCATGTTGCTGCCGGACGGGCAGCATTGGGCGCTGACCTGGAACAACGCTTATCTGCTGGCGGGCGTCGCTGCCATTGCCATCGCCGCGTTCACGCGGCACCTGCTGGCGACCATTGGCGGTGGGCTGCTGGTGTTCTTCCTGCTGCGCTGGGCGTTCGGGCAGTTGCCTATCTGA
- a CDS encoding AzlC family ABC transporter permease, which yields MSRHHEFTQGARDMLPMLLGAIPFGIIFGSLAGAAGLDPWQTLGMSALVFAGSAQFIAISLLAGGAGIAVVLLTTFVVNLRHALYSASIQPHVRHLPKRWRVPLAFGLTDEAYAVVVQRYARGDKGAFRHWYFLGAALAMYCNWQLCTLVGVLFGQAVPNIGEWGLDFAMLATFIGIVVPMLRNQPQVAAALVAGAVALACHDLPYKLGLMAAAASGIVIGVWLERRRPALQEELA from the coding sequence ATGTCACGTCATCACGAATTCACCCAAGGCGCCCGCGATATGCTGCCGATGCTGCTCGGCGCCATTCCCTTCGGCATCATCTTCGGCAGCCTGGCTGGCGCTGCGGGGCTCGATCCCTGGCAAACGCTGGGTATGTCCGCGCTGGTGTTCGCCGGCTCTGCACAGTTCATCGCCATCAGCCTGTTGGCTGGTGGCGCTGGCATCGCCGTGGTGCTGTTGACCACCTTTGTGGTCAATCTGCGCCATGCCCTGTACAGCGCCAGTATACAGCCCCACGTGCGCCACCTGCCCAAGCGCTGGCGCGTGCCATTGGCCTTCGGTCTGACCGACGAGGCCTACGCGGTGGTGGTGCAGCGCTATGCGCGGGGCGACAAGGGCGCTTTCCGTCACTGGTATTTTCTCGGCGCGGCGTTGGCCATGTACTGCAACTGGCAGCTGTGCACTTTGGTAGGCGTGCTGTTCGGTCAGGCAGTGCCAAACATCGGCGAGTGGGGGTTGGACTTCGCCATGCTGGCGACTTTCATCGGCATCGTCGTGCCCATGCTGCGCAACCAGCCGCAGGTGGCCGCGGCCCTGGTGGCAGGCGCCGTGGCGTTGGCGTGTCATGACCTGCCTTACAAGCTCGGCTTGATGGCGGCTGCAGCCAGCGGCATCGTCATCGGTGTGTGGTTGGAGCGGCGCAGGCCGGCACTGCAGGAGGAGTTGGCCTGA